GCTCCAGTCAAATGGGCCTCCTCGCTCTTCTCCAGTATCCCAGGCaggtcctgccccagggcctttgcacatgctatgcCCTCTGCCCGGACTGCTGTTCCCCTCTGGCATTCCCATACCTGGTTCTCTTCCTCCTCCGGGTTTCTGCTCACATGCACCTCCATATGGCCTTAGCTACCATATTTTAAGCTTTCACTCCCCTTAGTAGTCCCAACCCCATAgactcacccccccaccccaacacggCTCTGCACGTTCTAACCCAATACATCGTTTACTCTAAGGTTCTGTTTTTCTCAACATCTGTCCCCTCATCTTGAATGTCAGCTCCATGAGGCCAGGGATTTTCCCAGGAGAGGGGACAGCtggagcaaaggccctgaggtcggGATGGACATTCAGAGCACCAGCCAGGTTGGCGGGAGCTGaacgagggggggggggcgcagtgGGCAGAAGCGATTTGCGCTGTGATTAATCCAGACAGATGGTGGCCTCGAAGGAGCCTCAATCCTCTTACCCAAAGCCCCTTAATATTTCCGCCACGCGGGTCACCTCCAGGCCTCTCCTGCTGCGGGCGGCCACCATGCCGGGGCTGGCGGTCGAGGAGGGGATGGAGGGCTGGAGCCCGGCCCCGCCGCTCTACGAGGAGTACCGCCCGCCGCCCCTGGATGCCATCCGCCTGCCCAGGTATGTGCTGTACCTGCTGCTCGCGGCATTCCTGGTGGTGGCCGTGGCCTACGCCATTGTGGGGCATCTCATCAAGGACCTCGCCCACGACCTGGCCGGTGAGCCGCTACCCACCACGGGCCTGGCTGGGGGCAGTGCTGGGccaccccggggtgggggggtgcggggacAGGGGCGGGTACAAGGGCCTCTTGTAGCCAGGCAGGGGGCGGAGGGCGGACGGGGCCCCTGGGGGCTCCTCACCGGCGTCCCACCGCAGACTGGGCCTTTGGCCCGAAGCCAGACCAGGAGGACGCCCCCCAGGAGCTGCGCCCGAGCCTGGAGGGGGAGGATCTGGAGGAGCTCGATCTGCAGCTGGCCCTGGCCTGGCGGGGCGACGAGGACCCTGGCGGGGGCACGGACGCAGCCCCCGCGGAAGCCTCCGCCCGGGCTCCCCGCCGCCCTTCGATTGCCTTCAAGGACCCCCCTGGCCGaagctccttctggaggctgaaCTGAGCTGGGGCCTGCCCTCTGGCCCGGGCCCCGGGTTTGAACCCCTCTGGCGGTTGTGTAGCCTGGACTTGGGCGCCCAGGACCCCTTGTTCCACTGATCTGCCCTCTCTTGGCACAGAATATTCTCGTTCTCGGCGGGCAGGTCTCCCAGTGGTTGGCACTTCCCGCCTGCTTCCCCCTTAGCCCCAGAGCCTGATCCCGCCCGGCCTCCACCaagaagatgtttttaaaagagtGATAATGGTGGCTAACCGTGACCTAGTGCTTAGCCTGGGCCTGCTGTTGTGCTCGGTGAGCCTTTTCCCTGTGATCCTCGCGGGCAGGACTCACTTgcccccatttaacagatgggaCAATGGAGGCACGAAGCCCAGAAAGGACTTGCTTGCAGCAGAGAGAACTTTTTTGTGGCCAGAGGCCGGTTCTGTGACCTGCCTTCGGAAGCAGAAGCCCCAAGGCGGGGTTCTGCCCCCGGTCGTCCGGATCTGCTCGGTCCCCACCCCGGCTTCCTTCCCAGGCTCTGCTGCTGGGCCTCGCTCGATCTGCTGGtccctgggttggggggggggggggtcctgacTTCTCAGCTAACCTGAGAATTCCCGGAGGACAGTGCCTGAGGCTTCCTCCCTCCCGTCTGAGCTTTGCACAGGATAGGGCACACAGTAGGGGCTTCATACGTACCACCTGGGTGGTCGGGGTGGGCTCGCTTTGAACTCCACCGCTCCGCTGGGTGGCCTGTAGTCTATAGTCAGAccgcagggagggaggaggccccAGGGATGCGTAGGTCCTCCATAAGGCCATGTGCAATGACGCTGTTATcccccagtgccccccccccagggccctgCAGAGACCCCCCACTCCGGGCCTCCTGCCACGTGGCCGGACCGTGGCTGTCCCATGGCAGCTGGGCTGCAGCACTCCCTCGCTTGGGCAGGGTCCCCTATCTAATCAGCCCCGGGGACCAAGGTTGACGGGCAGGA
This DNA window, taken from Neofelis nebulosa isolate mNeoNeb1 chromosome 4, mNeoNeb1.pri, whole genome shotgun sequence, encodes the following:
- the SMIM44 gene encoding small integral membrane protein 44 translates to MVASKEPQSSYPKPLNISATRVTSRPLLLRAATMPGLAVEEGMEGWSPAPPLYEEYRPPPLDAIRLPRYVLYLLLAAFLVVAVAYAIVGHLIKDLAHDLADWAFGPKPDQEDAPQELRPSLEGEDLEELDLQLALAWRGDEDPGGGTDAAPAEASARAPRRPSIAFKDPPGRSSFWRLN